Proteins found in one Macrobrachium nipponense isolate FS-2020 chromosome 4, ASM1510439v2, whole genome shotgun sequence genomic segment:
- the LOC135211400 gene encoding collagen alpha-1(I) chain-like, which translates to MTVHLFGATSSPSVASYSLRRTAIDKEDGYNQTVIDGIHDHFYVDDYLKVSNDELNPADEASRGQQSSRWSQGPEFLRTSGGPVGPPARGPRTDWPARPGDLAGPTGPPAPGNLGGPTWPGGPPRGPRRAGLARPPRGPRRAAWPARPGDLAGRLAPRPGDLGGPSAPGPRRGTSAGRLARQAPGTSAGRPGPPSPGPRRADWPAQAPGTSAGRLARPPRGPSRGPVAPTPRPGDLGGPRPVAPPPPGTSAGRLARPPRRDLRGPMARPHGDLGVAELARPPRDLGGRLARQPRDLGGPDWPSCPGDLGGRWARPHPGTSRADWSAPPRTWRADWPSHPGDHRRASGPARHGDLGGRWPAKPPLGTSAADWPASPGDLGGPTGPPAPGTSRPTGPRPGTSSGPVAPPPRVTSAGPSGPHRPGDSSAQWRPPAPGTSAGPQCHARPGHLGGPHWPATGTSGGVGRLARPCPGTSPDSRRPGEVGPGPPPGVGDPGRRATARPGGESRPAGGPGPGAQGPGDLGGGGPDAPKPGDLGCGPPAPGPPRWTRRAQWPALPAPGTSGWPSGPSRPARGPRRAQCTPAPGPRRARGPPAPGGGDLGGPTGPPHPHPGASDGPVVPAPTGTSAGHWPASPGDLGGPTGPPAPGTSAGPLARSGPGDLGGPSGLPAPGTSAGTVARRPRGPRRAQWPAGPGDLGGPQNWPASPGGATMAGPVPARPPGTSAGLSGPPAPGTSAGPTQWPTLPAPGTSAGQLARPPRGPRRPSPVARPPPGTSAAQLSRPPRGPRRAQWPARPWDLGWPIGLPAPGTSAAHWPSRPGDLSGPSARPPRGPRRAEWSSPPRGPWPTSPGDLGGPTGPPAPGISAGPLARPPGTSAGRRRPRPRPGAPGPPALEAGPAPPDLRATVPAEVPGGAGGPVGDLGRAKWPARPGDPRRAQWPARPGTSAGRLAPPPPPRDLGGPMPAPPRGPRRVDWPASPGEERRRAAGPPAPETSVGRTGPPAPGTSAGPDWPARPGDLGGPIGPPAPGPRRAHWPARQGTSAGRLARQTPGRRADWPAQPRGPRRADWPASPGDLGGRGPPAPGPRRARPGARARGPRRAQWPPSPGTSAGSGPPARGPRRAQWPARPGTSRADWPAHPGDLRGPSGPRPHGDLGGPTGPPDPTSAGRLPPARWGPRRASGLARPGDLGGHGPPAPGLRGPTRWPAGPGDLGGPHWGPATSAGTVARPAPGTSARAKIGGATWPAAPGTLAGPVARPPRGPRRAQWPARPGDLGGPSGPPARRRVTGAGPGMRPPARGPRRANWPARPGDLQWPARPGDLGRPSGPPAPGTSAAQLSRPPRGPRRAQWPAPAPGPRLAHWPARPGDLGGPIGPPAPPQRAQWPARPGDLGGPNGSQPRGPWPASPGDLGGAHWPTRPGDLGGPTGPPAPGTSRPPTGPPAPPPPGGGPRRAQWPARPGDLGGPLCPRVPGAGGQSETSAGQLYCRGRWLSHLLSHEYNSTGEHEENPRDFMNSEISFWEFNKCVILESLHVSQMNGKPPGIMNMIQDKEERNEFLQQVFVQIEIRLPIVKSTSCEKPFLGVVGQTTSSSTALATTALLKV; encoded by the exons ATGACAGTTCACTTATTTGGAGCCACTTCATCTCCTAGTGTTGCCAGTTATTCATTGAGACGAACTGCAATTGACAAAGAAGATGGATATAATCAAACAGTAATTGATGGGATCCATGACcatttttatgttgatgactactTAAAGGTATCAAATGATGAG CTTAACCCTGCAGATGAGGCCTCCAGAGGGCAGCAATCATCCAGGTGGTCGCAAGGACCAGAGTTCTTGAG GACCTCGGGGGGCCCAgttggcccgcccgcccggggacctcgcaccgactggcccgcccgccccggggacctcgcggggccgactggcccgcccgccccggggaacctcggcgggccgacCTGGCCCGGgggcccgccccggggacctcggcgggccggcctggcccgcccgccccggggacctcggcgggccgcctggcccgcccgccccggggacctcgcgggccgactggccccgcggcccggggacctcggcgggcccagtgcccCGGGGCCCCGTCGGggaacctcggcgggccgactggcccgccaggccccggggacctcggcgggccgacctGGCCCGCCCAgcccgggacctcggcgggccgactggcccgcccaagccccggggacctcggcgggccgactggcccgcccgccccggggaccttcGCGGGGCCCAGTGGCCCCGAccccccgccccggggacctcggcgggccccgacctg tggccccccccccgcccgggacctcggcgggccgactggcccgcccacCCCGCCGGGACCTCCGCGGGCCCATGGCCCGCCCCCACGGGGACCTCGGCGTGGCCgaactggcccgcccgccccgggacctcgggggccgactggcccgccagccccgggacctcggcgggcccgacTGGCCCTCCTGCCCAGGGGACCTCGGCGGCCGCTGGGCCCGACCGCACCCGGGGACCTCGCGGGCCGACTGGTCCGCTCCGCCCCGGACctggcgggccgactggccctcCCACCCCGGGGACCATCGGCGGGCCAGTGGCCCCGCCCGCCACGGGGACCTCGGCGGCCGCTGGCCCGCCAAGCCGCCCCTGGGGACCTCGGCTGCCGACTGGCCCGccagccccggggacctcggcgggccgactggcccgccagCCCCGGGGACCTCGCGGCCGACTGGCCCCCGCCCCGGGACCTCGTCTGGCCCAGTGGCACCGCCGCCCCGTGTGACCTCGGCGGGCCCCAGTGGCCCGCACCGCCCCGGGGACTCGTCGGCCCAGTggcgcccgcccgccccggggacctcggcggggccCCAGTGTCACGCCCGCCCCGGGCACCTCGGCGGGCCGCACTGGCCCGCCACGGGGACCTCGGGGGGGGTCGGGCGACTGGCCCGCCCATGCCCGGGGACCTCTCCGGACTCCCGGCGCCCCGGGGAGGTGGGCCCTGGGCCGCCACCGGGGGTCGGGGACCCAGGTCGGCGGGCCACCGCCCGCCCAGGCGGGGAGTCCCGGCCCGCCGGGGGACCTGGCCCCGGGGCCCAgggccccggggacctcggcggggggGGGCCCGACGCCCCCAAGCCCGGGGACCTCGGCTGTGGACCGCCCGCCCCGGGGCCTCCTCGGTGgactcggcgggcccagtggcccgcccttcccgccccggggacctcgggctGGCCCAGTGGCCCTTCCCGCcccgcccggggacctcggcgggcccagtgcaCGCCCGCCCCGGGGCCTCGGCGGGCccgtggcccgcccgccccgggggggggggacctcggcgggccgactggcccgccccacccccaccccgggGCCTCCGACGGGCCAGTGGTTCCCGCCCccacggggacctcggcgggccactGGCCCGccagccccggggacctcggcgggccgactggcccgccagccccggggacctcggcgggcccgcTGGCCCGCTCGGGCcctggggacctcggcgggcccagtggcctgcccgccccggggacctcggcgggcacaGTGGCCCGccggccccggggacctcggcgggcacaGTGGCCCGccggccccggggacctcggcgggccccaaAACTGGCCCGCCAGCCCCGGGGGGGCGACCATGGCTGGCCCAGTGCCCGCCCGCCcaccggggacctcggcgggtctcagtggcccgcccgccccggggacctcggcgggccccacCCAGTGGCCCACcctgcccgccccggggacctcggcgggccaactggcccgcccgccccggggacctcggcggccca gcccagtggcccgcccgcccccggggacctcggcggcccAACTttcccgcccgccccggggacctcggcgggcccagtggcccgcccgcccctggGACCTCGGCTGGCCCATTGGcctgcccgccccggggacctcggcggcccATTGGCCctcccgccccggggacctcagCGGGCCCagtgcccgcccgccccggggacctcggagGGCCGAATGGTCCAGCCCACCCCGGGGACCTTGGCCCAccagccccggggacctcggcgggccgactggcccacCCGCCCCGGGGAtctcggcgggcccactggcccgcccgccggggacctcggcgggccgacgtCGGCCCCGACCTCGCCCCGGGGCccctggcccgcccgccctggAGGCGGGCCCGGCCCCGCCCGACCTCCGGGCCACtgtgcccgccgaggtccccgggggggcgggcgggccagtcggagACCTCGGGCGGGCcaagtggcccgcccgccccggggaccctcggcgggcccagtggcccgcccggcccgggacctcggcgggccgactggcccccccgccccccccgagggacctcggcgggcccatgcccgccccgccccggggacctcggcgggtcGACTGGCCCGCCAGCCCCGGGGAGGAACGTCGGCGGGCCGCTGGCCCGCCAGCCCCGGAGACCTCGGTGGGCCgaactggcccgcccgcccctggGACCTCGGCTGGgcccgactggcccgcccgccccggggacctcggcgggcccattggcccgcccgccccgggacctcggcgggcccattGGCCCGCCCGccaggggacctcggcgggccgactggcccgccagACCCCGGgacggcgggccgactggcccgcccagccccggggacctcggcgggccgactggcccgccagccccggggacctcggcggccgcggcccgcccgccccgggacctcggcgggcccgcCCCGGGGCCCgcgcccggggacctcggcgggcccagtggccgccctccccggggacctcggcggggagtggcccgcccgcccggggacctcggcgggcccagtggcccgcccgcccggggacctcgcgggccgactggcccgcccacCCCGGGGACCTCCGCGGGCCCAGTGGGCCCCGCCCccacggggacctcggcgggccgactggcccgccagacccgacctcggcgggccgactccCGCCCGCCCgctggggacctcggcgggccagtGGCCtggcccgccccggggacctcggcgggcatggcccgcccgccccgggacttCGCGGGCCCACCAGGTGGCCCGccggccccggggacctcggcgggccccacTGGGGCCCGGCCACCTCGGCGGGCACAGTGGCCCGCCCGGCCCCGGGGACCTCCGCCCGGGCCAAAATCGGCGGGGCCACTTGGCCCGCCGCCCCGGGGACCTTGGctggcccagtggcccgcccgccccggggacctcggcgggctcagtggcccgcccgccccggggacctcggcgggcccagtggcccgcccgcccgccgGCGGGTAACTGGGGCGGGCCCCGGGATGCGCCCAcccgcccggggacctcggcgggccaactggcccgcccgccccggggacctccagtggcccgcccgccccggggacctcggcaggcccagtggcccgcccgccccggggacctcggcggcccAACTttcccgcccgccccggggacctcggcgggcccagtggcccgcccccGCCCCGGGACCTCGGCTGGCCCATTGGcctgcccgccccggggacctcggcgggcccattGGCCCTCCCGCCCCACCTcagcgggcccagtggcccgcccgccccggggacctcggcgggccgaatGGCAGCCAGCCCCGGGGACCTTGGCCCGccagccccggggacctcggcggcgCCCACTGGCCCACCCGCCCCGGGGAtctcggcgggcccactggcccgcccgccccggggacctcgcggccgccgactggcccgcccgccccccccccccccggggggggacctcggcgggcccagtggcccgcccgccccggggacctcggcgggccactGTGCCCGCgagtccccggggcgggcgggcagtCGGAGACCTCGGCGGGCCAACtgtactgtagag